The following proteins are encoded in a genomic region of Musa acuminata AAA Group cultivar baxijiao chromosome BXJ2-11, Cavendish_Baxijiao_AAA, whole genome shotgun sequence:
- the LOC135626705 gene encoding serine/threonine-protein kinase haspin homolog, producing the protein MASPRGVGSDLWAEIMSQEEEPQPITQIAVVYGRRRRTVEDPNAKDAATNRPSGENRVSLGPSKRPSWNRSLSTRGRESIVVAAGVNFRPRPKQKGAPQKGKQGSRAKKAGQEPPDFTKEKNYFQEVDSFELLEESPSPRNFGTWALGTKHDIIVHDLPAILERWRITKLASRHGSQQLFKIMETPLVPSVHSSCSASDDLAAKTPERVLRTKAPLNVTSHKKILTPQFDNSIVTSFDELHIDEEEVANIMSEDVETSREVLDSNKPEEATQMDPSISQCASLTGEYLSTFDQLMMVCRQSSPISLGEVFSRYCGLSCIVKIGEGTYGEAFKAGETVCKVVPIDGDLLVNGEVQKKSEEVLEEVMLSLTLNNLKGTREETNKENACTGFIETKDFYVCQGAYDPGLISAWEDWDARHSSENDHPKEFTEKQCFIVFVLADGGKDLESFVLLNYDEARSLLVQVTIALAVAESACEFEHRDLHWGNILLKRNNDPMTDFTLQGKKMRAKTFGLTISIIDFTLSRINTGEAILFLDLSADPGLFEGPKGDKQFDTYRKMKDLTDDCWEGSFPKTNVLWLIYLVDILLMKKSFNRTTKDERDLRSFKKRLSSYDSATASLADSFFSDMLVDHCV; encoded by the exons ATGGCTTCTCCAAGAG GCGTCGGAAGCGATCTCTGGGCGGAGATCATGTCGCAAGAAGAAGAACCACAGCCTATCACTCAAATAGCTGTGGTTTatggaagaagacgaagaacagTCGAGGATCCGAACGCTAAGGACGCAGCGAC CAATCGACCGAGCGGGGAGAACCGAGTGAGCCTTGGTCCCAGCAAGAGACCCAGCTGGAACCGGTCCCTTTCCACGAG AGGAAGAGAAAGTATTGTTGTCGCAGCAGGGGTGAATTTTAGGCCTCGGCCCAAACAAAAAGGAGCACCCCAGAAAGGAAAGCAGGGTTCTAGAGCA AAGAAAGCTGGACAGGAACCCCCAGATTTCACAAAGGAGAAGAACTACTTCCAAGAAGTCGACTCCTTTGAGCTGCTGGAAGAGAGCCCCTCGCCCAGGAATTTTGGCACTTGGGCTCTGGGTACAAAACACGACATCATTGTGCATGATTTGCCAGCCATTCTGGAGAGATGGAGAATCACAAAGCTTGCTTCCAGACATGGTTCCCAGCAGTTGTTTAAGATTATGGAAACACCATTAGTTCCTTCTGTGCATAGTAGCTGTAGTGCATCCGATGATTTGGCTGCAAAAACCCCTGAAAGGGTTTTGAGGACAAAGGCCCCATTGAACGTCACTTCACACAAAAAAATCCTTACCCCACAGTTTGATAATAGCATTGTCACTTCCTTTGATGAACTTCACATAGATGAAGAGGAGGTTGCAAATATTATGAGTGAAGATGTGGAAACCTCGAGGGAAGTTCTTGACTCTAATAAGCCGGAAGAAGCTACCCAGATGGACCCATCAATCTCACAATGTGCATCATTGACTGGTGAATATCTGAGTACATTTGACCAACTCATGATGGTTTGCCGACAATCATCTCCGATCAGCCTAGGAGAAGTTTTCTCTAGATATTG TGGGCTAAGTTGTATTGTCAAGATTGGAGAAGGCACATACGGAGAGGCCTTCAAAGCTGGTGAGACTGTCTGCAAAGTAGTCCCTATCGATGGAGATCTGTTAGTGAATGGAGAAGTCCAAAAG AAATCTGAAGAAGTTCTTGAAGAAGTCATGCTTTCTCTGACATTGAATAATTTAAAGGGGACGCGAGAGGAAACTAACAAGGAAAATGCATGCACTGGATTCATCGAAACAAAAGA CTTTTATGTTTGTCAAGGAGCCTATGATCCTGGCTTGATTAGTGCATGGGAAGATTGGGATGCAAGGCACAGTTCTGAAAATGATCATCCCAAGGAATTTACAGAGAAACAG TGCTTTATAGTGTTTGTACTCGCTGATGGTGGCAAAGATCTTGAAAGCTTTGTGCTCTTAAACTATGATGAGGCTCGCAGTTTGTTGGTGCAA GTTACCATTGCATTGGCTGTGGCAGAAAGTGCCTGTGAATTTGAACACCGAGATTTGCACTG GGGCAACATCCTTTTAAAGCGTAACAATGATCCTATGACAGATTTCACACTACAAGGAAAGAAAATGAGGGCTAAGACATTTGGGTTAACTATATCAATAATTGACTTTACTCTGTCTCGGATTAATACTG GTGAAGCTATATTATTTCTAGACTTATCTGCTGATCCTGGACTATTTGAGGGTCCAAAAGGAGATAAACAG TTTGATACATACCGCAAAATGAAAGATTTAACTGATGACTGCTGGGAAGGAAG TTTTCCAAAGACCAATGTCCTCTGGTTAATCTATCTTGTTGATATCTTGTTAATGAAGAAATCCTTT AACCGAACAACAAAAGATGAGAGGGATCTTCGTTCCTTCAAAAAGCGTTTAAGCTCATATGACTCTGCTACAGCTTCACTTGCTGATTCTTTCTTCAGTGATATGTTGGTTGACCACTGTGTATGA
- the LOC103970417 gene encoding probable receptor-like protein kinase At2g42960 produces MSSPNTSLAEHLSQKISPFGLKIWEIIGISFGVLLLCALSLLLMCVCFQNRRSKRAFGYLPTTQIPAFSRDIKEVPVEKIIKDDSVLLETYDGSSDNESSKVLDLGKLERSDKNSNTSSLYYVEKDRSANYTEVGSTGMVDVNRQHSGYPIVAPLQLSGLPQFSHLGWGHWFTLRDLEIATDWFAKDNVLGEGGYGVVYRGQLINGTHVAIKRLLNNLGQAEKEFRVEVEAIGHVRHKNLVRLLGYCMEGTQRMLVYEYVNNGNLEQWLHGAIGQKGSLTWDARMKIILGIAKALAYLHEAVEPKVVHRDIKSSNILVDEDFNAKVSDFGLAKLLGAGKSHITTQVMGTFGYVAPEYANTGLLNETSDIYSFGVLLLEVITGRDPVDYRRPPDEVNLVEWLKWMIGNRRSEEVVDPRIVIRPSTKALKKALLTALRCVDPDSERRPTMGRVVQMLEPDNPRPLEDQRHPHNRTWKTEIESQRAGYDTNAKPDFKSNGIRDNRKK; encoded by the exons ATGTCATCACCGAATACTTCTCTTGCTGAACACCTATCTCAAAAGATCAGTCCTTTTGGTCTTAAAATCTGGGAGATAATTGGAATAAGTTTTGGTGTTCTCTTGTTGTGCGCACTATCCTTGCTATTGATGTGTGTCTGTTTTCAGAACCGGAGAAGTAAAAGGGCTTTCGGCTACCTTCCTACCACACAGATACCTGCATTTTCAAGAGACATCAAGGAAGTGCCGgttgagaaaattataaaagatgACTCTGTTCTTCTTGAAACTTATGACGGCTCCAGTGACAATGAATCAAGTAAGGTTTTGGACTTGGGAAAATTGGAAAGAAGTGACAAAAATAGTAACACCAGCTCATTGTATTATGTTGAGAAAGATAGAAGCGCTAACTACACTGAAGTAGGAAGTACAGGGATGGTTGATGTAAACAGACAGCATTCTGGTTACCCTATTGTTGCTCCTTTGCAGTTGTCTGGCCTGCCACAATTCTCCCATCTAGGTTGGGGTCATTGGTTCACCTTGAGGGACCTAGAAATTGCAACCGATTGGTTTGCCAAGGATAATGTTCTTGGGGAGGGCGGTTATGGTGTTGTTTATCGTGGTCAGTTGATCAATGGAACTCATGTAGCAATTAAGAGACTTCTCAACAATTT AGGCCAAGCAGAGAAAGAGTTCAGAGTTGAAGTTGAGGCCATCGGTCATGTTCGTCACAAGAACTTGGTTCGGCTGCTCGGGTACTGTATGGAAGGCACTCAAAG GATGCTAGTTTACGAGTATGTCAATAATGGAAATCTTGAACAGTGGCTTCATGGGGCCATCGGACAGAAGGGTTCTCTTACTTGGGATGCTCGTATGAAGATTATTTTGGGAATAGCTAAAGC TCTGGCCTATTTACACGAGGCCGTTGAGCCAAAGGTGGTGCATCGGGATATCAAGTCCAGTAACATATTGGTTGATGAAGATTTCAATGCTAAAGTGTCTGATTTCGGTTTAGCAAAACTGTTGGGCGCTGGGAAAAGCCATATCACTACTCAAGTGATGGGTACTTTTGG GTATGTTGCGCCAGAATATGCAAATACTGGATTGCTTAATGAAACAAGTGACATCTACAGCTTTGGTGTTCTTCTCTTGGAGGTCATTACTGGGAGGGATCCAGTTGACTATCGACGTCCTCCCGATGAG GTAAATCTTGTTGAATGGCTTAAATGGATGATTGGGAACCGCCGTTCAGAAGAAGTAGTAGATCCAAGGATTGTGATCAGGCCATCGACTAAAGCTCTTAAAAAGGCTCTTTTGACAGCATTGAGATGTGTTGATCCAGATTCAGAGAGGAGACCAACAATGGGCCGGGTTGTCCAGATGCTGGAACCCGATAACCCTAGACCACTTGAG GACCAAAGGCATCCACATAACAGAACTTGGAAGACAGAAATCGAATCACAAAGGGCGGGCTATGACACAAATGCCAAGCCTGATTTCAAATCCAACGGCATACGAGACAATAGGAAAAAATGA